A genomic window from Deltaproteobacteria bacterium includes:
- the glgC gene encoding glucose-1-phosphate adenylyltransferase: protein MILAGGEGRRLAPLTQERSKPAVTFGGRYRIIDFVLSNFANSGVLRMKVLTQYKSESLNTHISRGWRLSSMLGQFVESVPAQQRTGPEWYKGSADAIYQNLNLVTDEEPDYVFVFGADHIYRMDVRQMLDFHVAQKADCTVAAIPMPLEEGSSFGIITADERGRMVDFQEKPKHPKPMIRNPRAALVSMGNYLFSTEALVREIVRDAGKESAHDFGKSIISEMHKRTKVAVYDFATNNVPGQGPNEAGYWRDVGDLDTYYECNMDLVAVDPKLSLYNDRWPIYTAPAHTAAPAKFVFANEEEQRVGRATDSLVSEGCIISGGRVDRSVISPNVRINSYADVQESILFEGVQVGRRARIRRAIIDKNVDIPAGLQIGYDPEEDKKRFFVSPKGIVIVPKGMRLAG, encoded by the coding sequence ATGATCCTCGCCGGCGGCGAAGGCCGCCGTCTTGCGCCTCTCACGCAGGAGCGCTCCAAGCCGGCGGTCACGTTCGGCGGCCGCTACCGGATCATCGACTTCGTCCTCTCCAATTTCGCCAACTCCGGCGTGCTCCGGATGAAGGTGCTGACGCAATACAAGTCGGAATCGCTGAACACGCACATCTCGCGCGGCTGGCGCCTGAGCTCGATGCTCGGACAATTCGTGGAGAGCGTTCCCGCCCAGCAGCGCACCGGACCGGAGTGGTACAAGGGGTCCGCCGACGCCATCTACCAGAACCTGAACCTCGTCACCGACGAGGAGCCCGACTACGTGTTCGTCTTCGGCGCCGACCACATCTACCGCATGGATGTGCGCCAGATGCTCGACTTCCACGTCGCGCAGAAGGCGGACTGCACGGTCGCCGCCATTCCCATGCCCCTCGAGGAGGGCAGCTCCTTCGGGATCATCACCGCCGACGAGCGCGGCCGGATGGTCGACTTCCAGGAAAAGCCGAAGCACCCGAAGCCGATGATTCGCAACCCGCGGGCGGCCCTGGTCTCCATGGGCAACTATCTCTTCAGCACCGAGGCTCTGGTGCGGGAGATCGTTCGCGACGCGGGAAAGGAATCCGCACACGACTTCGGCAAGTCGATCATCAGCGAGATGCACAAACGCACGAAGGTTGCCGTCTACGACTTCGCGACGAACAACGTACCCGGCCAAGGCCCGAACGAGGCAGGCTACTGGCGGGACGTGGGCGATCTCGACACGTATTACGAGTGCAACATGGATCTCGTCGCCGTCGACCCCAAGCTCTCGCTCTACAACGACCGCTGGCCCATCTATACCGCCCCGGCCCACACCGCCGCGCCGGCGAAGTTCGTTTTCGCCAACGAGGAAGAGCAGCGGGTCGGCCGCGCCACCGACTCGCTGGTGTCCGAGGGATGCATCATCTCGGGCGGCCGGGTCGACCGCTCGGTGATCTCGCCGAACGTCCGCATCAACTCGTACGCGGACGTCCAGGAGAGCATCCTCTTCGAGGGCGTCCAGGTCGGCCGGCGCGCGCGTATCCGCCGCGCGATCATCGACAAGAACGTCGACATCCCGGCGGGTCTGCAGATCGGATACGATCCCGAGGAGGACAAAAAGCGGTTCTTCGTCAGCCCGAAGGGGATCGTGATCGTCCCCAAGGGAATGCGTCTCGCGGGCTGA
- a CDS encoding AAA family ATPase, whose amino-acid sequence MSDPLAKVLNPPQLEAVRHGEGPLLILAGAGSGKTRVLTHRIAHLLRERLARAPEILAVTFTNKAAGELRQRVEKLVGPDAQRLWVATFHAAGARILRREAEALGLTRSFAIYDDADQLAEAKRATSDLGFDVGTSRQHLVRIDRWKNAGLLPAEVRVAEYDVPGKTGLKVYGRYQAALQASNAVDFGDLIVRVSELFKKRDDILQGYAGRFRHILVDEFQDTNPAQYQLLRQLASVHGNLCVVGDDDQAIYRWRGAEVDNILDFPKHFAGTKVVRLEQNYRSSGRILGAAHAVIEKNERRAEKKLWTAAAEGDKVRVFVAEDERDEGSRVASELYAENARGTSYAEMAVFYRANAQSRALEDALRARRIPYRVVRGRSFYDRAEVKDIAAYLRLCVNPRSDGDLLRVINMPPRGIGDTTVDHLRASANRQGLSLWETLASDDPEMPSGARAKLVPFKSLIEKLREQVAQDAGAADAIERVIDQTGYADRLRLEGEEGEDRLENLMELVGAAREFDRAWAGEVVQAAEPVREVPDKAEGKPLVPNPLTQTRAQYLRAVRAAPGSLGSSQASEDPPGDRPDAMAALAAAAPDDEDGRADTPLLGFLEQLALVGDADAAGGGDRVSLMTLHAAKGLEFDAVWMTGLEERVFPSSRSLGQTGPMASGEEDPAEMAEERRLCYVGMTRARKRLAMSLARCRSLFGELRFNPPSRFVRELPPDLTEGLAALDRLSPMQERARKDVFYDEFDQRPRYGDDSPLPARNKMRESRYDPASKPVVKPAAPGASGLGPGSRVKHPSFGVGTVEDADGEGMNRKLVVRFGPGVGLKKVLARFIDPA is encoded by the coding sequence GTGTCCGATCCGCTGGCCAAAGTCCTCAATCCTCCGCAGCTCGAAGCGGTCCGCCACGGCGAAGGTCCCTTGCTCATCCTGGCGGGCGCCGGCTCCGGCAAGACCCGCGTGCTCACGCACCGGATCGCGCACCTGCTCCGCGAGCGCCTTGCCCGGGCGCCAGAGATCCTGGCGGTCACGTTCACGAACAAGGCCGCCGGAGAGCTTCGCCAGCGGGTCGAGAAGCTGGTTGGCCCGGACGCGCAGCGCCTGTGGGTCGCGACGTTTCATGCGGCAGGTGCGCGGATCCTCCGGCGCGAGGCCGAAGCTCTCGGCCTCACCCGGAGCTTCGCCATTTACGACGATGCGGATCAGCTGGCGGAGGCGAAACGGGCGACCAGCGACCTGGGGTTCGACGTCGGCACCTCGCGCCAGCACCTCGTGCGCATCGATCGCTGGAAGAACGCCGGCCTGCTACCCGCCGAGGTGCGCGTAGCGGAGTACGACGTACCCGGGAAGACCGGGCTCAAAGTGTACGGGCGCTACCAGGCGGCGTTGCAGGCGTCGAACGCCGTCGATTTCGGCGACTTGATCGTCAGGGTCAGCGAGCTGTTCAAGAAGCGGGACGACATCCTGCAAGGATACGCCGGACGCTTTCGCCACATCCTGGTGGACGAGTTCCAGGACACCAATCCGGCGCAGTACCAGTTGCTCCGCCAGCTCGCCTCCGTCCACGGAAACCTCTGCGTGGTCGGCGACGATGACCAGGCCATCTACCGCTGGCGCGGCGCGGAGGTGGACAACATCCTCGACTTCCCGAAGCACTTCGCGGGGACGAAGGTCGTCCGGCTGGAGCAGAACTACCGCAGCTCGGGTCGGATTCTCGGCGCGGCGCACGCGGTCATCGAGAAGAACGAGCGCCGCGCGGAGAAGAAGCTGTGGACCGCCGCCGCCGAGGGCGACAAGGTGCGCGTTTTCGTCGCCGAGGACGAGCGCGACGAGGGCAGCCGCGTCGCTTCCGAGCTGTACGCGGAGAACGCGCGGGGAACGTCGTACGCCGAGATGGCGGTCTTCTATCGCGCCAATGCCCAATCGCGGGCGCTGGAAGATGCGCTTCGCGCCCGGCGCATCCCCTACCGCGTCGTGCGCGGGCGCTCGTTCTACGACCGGGCAGAGGTGAAGGACATCGCGGCGTACCTGCGCCTCTGCGTGAACCCACGCTCCGACGGCGATCTGCTGCGGGTGATCAACATGCCGCCTCGTGGGATCGGCGACACCACGGTCGACCATCTGCGCGCGTCCGCGAACCGTCAGGGTCTCTCGCTCTGGGAAACGCTGGCCTCCGACGACCCGGAGATGCCCTCCGGCGCCCGCGCGAAGCTTGTGCCGTTCAAGTCGCTGATCGAGAAACTCCGGGAGCAAGTGGCGCAGGACGCGGGCGCCGCCGACGCCATCGAGCGCGTGATCGACCAGACGGGCTACGCCGATCGCCTGCGATTGGAAGGGGAGGAGGGCGAGGATCGTCTCGAAAACCTGATGGAGCTCGTCGGCGCGGCGCGCGAGTTCGATCGCGCCTGGGCGGGCGAGGTCGTACAGGCCGCCGAGCCCGTCCGGGAAGTGCCGGACAAGGCGGAAGGAAAGCCGCTGGTTCCAAATCCGCTCACCCAGACCCGCGCGCAGTATCTGCGCGCCGTGCGCGCCGCGCCCGGATCGCTGGGCAGCTCGCAGGCGTCCGAGGATCCTCCGGGCGACCGACCGGACGCGATGGCGGCTCTCGCCGCCGCGGCCCCCGACGACGAAGACGGGCGCGCGGATACGCCACTGCTCGGCTTCCTCGAGCAGCTCGCGCTGGTGGGCGACGCGGACGCGGCCGGCGGCGGCGATCGCGTGTCGCTGATGACGTTACACGCGGCCAAGGGCCTCGAGTTCGACGCCGTCTGGATGACGGGCCTCGAGGAACGGGTGTTTCCTTCCTCGCGCTCCCTCGGCCAGACCGGCCCCATGGCGTCGGGCGAGGAGGACCCCGCCGAAATGGCCGAGGAGCGGCGTCTCTGCTACGTCGGCATGACCCGCGCCCGCAAGCGGCTGGCGATGTCGCTCGCGCGCTGCCGTTCGCTGTTCGGCGAGCTGCGCTTCAATCCGCCCTCGCGCTTCGTCCGCGAGCTGCCGCCCGATCTGACGGAAGGTCTGGCCGCCCTCGACCGCCTTTCGCCGATGCAGGAGCGCGCCCGCAAGGACGTGTTCTACGACGAGTTCGATCAGCGGCCCCGCTACGGCGACGATTCCCCGCTGCCCGCGCGCAACAAGATGCGGGAGTCGCGCTACGACCCGGCCTCCAAGCCCGTCGTCAAACCGGCCGCTCCCGGCGCCTCTGGCCTCGGACCCGGATCGCGGGTCAAGCACCCGAGCTTCGGCGTCGGCACCGTCGAGGACGCGGACGGCGAGGGGATGAACCGCAAGCTCGTCGTCCGCTTCGGGCCCGGCGTGGGCCTGAAGAAGGTGCTCGCCCGCTTCATCGACCCGGCTTAA
- the add gene encoding adenosine deaminase, translating into MIPDVPVTDELLHALPKTDLHCHLDGSLRLSTVLALAEEQGIRLPADTEDGLAKSMKLGERHGSLEEYLKGFDITLSVLQTEDALYRAAYELAIDAAAENCKLIEVRYAPVLHLQKGLKPTVVVEAVLEGLRAATRETGILAGVLVCGIRNMSPEVSLRLAELSVAYKNRGVLGFDLAGAEHGNPAKDHQEAFQLILNNNINCTVHAGEAYGPPSIAQALHYCGAHRIGHGVRLREDGDLLNYVNDHRIPIECCPSSNVQTGAVADMATHPFKFYLDFGIRVTINTDNRLITETTVTKELSVVSRQFGLNAADIRNILVAGFKSAFLTFHDRAQLVRKAQNEMDEIIGEFAQRNGAPKAIPAKPATSKPPAVKRA; encoded by the coding sequence ATGATCCCCGACGTCCCCGTCACCGACGAACTGCTCCACGCGCTCCCGAAGACCGACCTGCATTGCCATCTGGACGGGTCGCTCCGCCTGAGCACCGTACTCGCGCTGGCGGAAGAGCAGGGGATCCGCCTTCCCGCTGACACCGAGGATGGCCTGGCCAAGTCGATGAAGCTCGGCGAGCGCCACGGCAGCCTCGAGGAGTACCTGAAGGGTTTCGACATTACCCTCAGCGTCCTGCAGACGGAGGACGCCCTCTACCGCGCCGCATACGAGCTGGCCATCGACGCCGCCGCGGAGAACTGCAAGCTCATCGAGGTGCGTTACGCGCCCGTCCTCCACCTCCAGAAGGGGCTCAAGCCCACGGTCGTCGTGGAGGCGGTGCTCGAGGGGCTCCGCGCGGCAACGCGGGAGACCGGCATCCTCGCGGGCGTCCTGGTCTGCGGCATCCGCAACATGAGCCCGGAAGTCTCGCTCCGTCTCGCGGAGCTGTCGGTGGCTTACAAGAACCGGGGCGTGCTGGGATTCGATCTGGCGGGAGCGGAGCATGGCAACCCGGCCAAGGATCACCAGGAAGCGTTCCAGCTCATCCTGAACAACAACATCAACTGCACGGTCCACGCCGGCGAGGCGTACGGCCCACCGTCCATCGCGCAGGCGCTGCACTACTGCGGCGCGCACCGCATCGGCCACGGCGTGCGGCTGCGGGAGGACGGCGACCTCCTGAATTACGTCAACGACCACCGCATCCCGATCGAGTGCTGCCCGTCCAGCAACGTGCAGACCGGGGCCGTCGCGGACATGGCGACGCATCCGTTCAAGTTCTATCTGGACTTCGGCATCCGGGTGACCATCAACACGGACAACAGGCTGATCACCGAAACCACCGTGACCAAGGAGCTGTCCGTGGTCTCCAGGCAGTTCGGCCTCAACGCCGCCGACATCCGCAACATCCTGGTGGCCGGCTTCAAGAGCGCGTTCCTCACCTTCCACGATCGCGCCCAGCTCGTGCGCAAGGCCCAGAACGAGATGGACGAGATCATCGGCGAGTTCGCCCAGCGCAACGGCGCTCCAAAGGCAATACCCGCCAAGCCGGCCACGTCGAAGCCGCCGGCCGTGAAGCGGGCCTGA
- a CDS encoding MBL fold metallo-hydrolase: MRIHHLSCGTLCPVGGRLMSERKSRPLRGALACHCLLIEAGQRLILVDTGLGLLDMGNRRMDRFFRFQCKPLVTPEQTAVRQVQRLGYSPRDVRHIVLTHLDFDHAGGLDDFPGAQVHLHVKEADAASARRGLIARGRYRPEQWSSHDRWRLYRDGGEPWFGFASVRNVGVPEVLLIPLVGHTWGHCGVAVARPGGGWLLHAGDAFFDRRELDSKNLRCKAGLRYYQLQMEVDRRLRLWNQRRLRDLVRLHGDEVRVICAHDPVQFEEWARRSPEQPLVAAPSGTATL, encoded by the coding sequence ATGCGCATCCACCATCTGAGCTGCGGCACGCTCTGTCCCGTCGGCGGACGCCTGATGTCCGAGCGCAAGTCCAGGCCCCTGCGCGGCGCCCTCGCTTGCCACTGCCTGTTGATCGAAGCCGGGCAGCGCTTGATCCTCGTCGACACCGGCCTCGGCCTGCTCGACATGGGCAACCGCAGGATGGACCGCTTCTTCCGGTTCCAGTGCAAGCCGCTGGTGACGCCGGAGCAGACGGCGGTGCGGCAGGTGCAGAGGTTGGGGTATTCCCCGCGAGACGTCCGCCACATCGTCCTCACCCATCTCGACTTCGATCACGCGGGCGGGCTCGATGACTTCCCCGGTGCACAGGTCCACCTGCACGTCAAGGAAGCGGACGCGGCGAGCGCGCGCAGGGGCCTGATCGCGCGCGGCCGCTACCGGCCGGAACAGTGGAGCAGCCACGATCGCTGGAGGCTCTATCGCGACGGCGGAGAGCCGTGGTTCGGGTTTGCTTCCGTCCGCAACGTCGGCGTTCCCGAAGTTCTCCTCATCCCGCTGGTGGGACACACCTGGGGTCACTGCGGAGTCGCCGTCGCCCGGCCGGGCGGAGGCTGGCTGCTGCATGCGGGCGACGCTTTCTTCGACCGGCGCGAGCTGGATTCGAAAAATCTGCGCTGCAAGGCAGGCCTCCGGTACTACCAGCTGCAAATGGAGGTCGACCGGCGGCTCCGGCTCTGGAACCAACGCCGCCTGCGCGACCTGGTCCGGCTGCACGGCGATGAGGTGCGCGTGATTTGTGCCCACGATCCCGTCCAGTTCGAAGAATGGGCGCGGCGGTCGCCGGAGCAGCCGCTGGTGGCCGCTCCCAGCGGGACGGCGACGTTGTAG
- a CDS encoding YajQ family cyclic di-GMP-binding protein gives MPSFDIVSKVNEQEVDNAFQQAKKEIDQRYDFKGTETSLEKVSAPEKGLKIRSTTEQRLEAARTVLVEKMAKRGVPLRGLKYGTVEQSGKHVAQVLSFVQGIEVEKAKAIVKMIKDSKLKVQGSIQGDAVRVSGKNRDDLQSVIQMVRAKQDELKVDLVFENFRD, from the coding sequence ATGCCGAGCTTCGACATCGTCAGCAAGGTGAACGAGCAGGAGGTCGATAACGCCTTCCAACAGGCGAAGAAGGAGATCGACCAACGCTACGACTTCAAGGGCACCGAGACCTCGCTGGAGAAGGTCTCCGCGCCGGAGAAGGGTCTGAAGATCCGCAGCACCACCGAGCAGCGGCTGGAGGCGGCGCGGACGGTTTTGGTGGAGAAGATGGCCAAGCGCGGCGTCCCCCTGCGCGGCCTCAAGTACGGCACCGTCGAACAGAGCGGAAAGCACGTCGCGCAGGTGCTCAGCTTCGTCCAGGGCATCGAGGTGGAGAAGGCGAAAGCCATCGTGAAGATGATCAAGGACAGCAAGCTCAAGGTGCAGGGCTCGATCCAGGGCGACGCCGTCCGCGTCTCGGGGAAGAACCGCGACGACCTGCAGTCGGTCATCCAGATGGTCCGCGCAAAGCAGGACGAGCTGAAGGTGGACCTGGTGTTCGAGAATTTCCGCGACTAG
- a CDS encoding glycoside hydrolase: MARVVFLWHMHQPEYRDPVSGQPVLPWVRLHATRSYNDMAAALERHERARVVANWAPSLLLQLEAYASGAAVDRDEQIARKPADSLTAAERAHVLRQDFSVDWELWLKPVPRYAELLAKRGKDPAKVDLLRAQEGFSTQDLIDLQMHFALAWMGFAARGEHALVAELVRKERGFSEAEKTQLFDVSRKIAARIVARWKALAQRGAVELTCSPMFHPILPLLVDSDSARRAMPDAALPPRFQFPQDAREQVRRGLARAERDFGARPVGMWPSEGSVSPEVLQILASEGVSWCATDQGNLERSELEKPTPKPLHHAPWMCGDVAVFFRDRDLSDRIGFRYGKSDPADAAKDLFARLAAADEEATVTVALDGENPWEHYPRSGELFLDALYGGFGDDVVPVLPREEIAARPPAARISRIHSGSWIDSNFRIWIGHSEDNQAWTMLGQARAILERTRPELPPDRFEKAYEAALAAEGSDWFWWYGDEFTTENAPEFDALFRRNVEQIFRHIGMAPPERLARPIIAPYKDKSQAAAISISPRRLIRPMIDGYSRSYFEWNGAGFYRPGSVSGAAMYEGGGAFSQLWYGFSLTDLYVRLDPVQGADLSGELRILLTRGKDERTLRMQVVPSGAETSVVDERGTKCGAGRAGALVELSVAISALGLAPGDRAGMLLRLTRAGVEVDRLPRYGELELTVPDQTFEQTHWHV, from the coding sequence TTGGCGCGCGTCGTCTTCCTCTGGCACATGCACCAGCCCGAGTACCGCGATCCGGTATCCGGGCAGCCCGTTCTTCCCTGGGTCCGACTGCACGCCACGCGGTCCTACAACGACATGGCCGCGGCCCTCGAGCGCCACGAGCGCGCCCGGGTTGTGGCGAACTGGGCGCCCTCGCTGCTGCTGCAGCTGGAGGCGTACGCGTCCGGGGCAGCCGTCGACCGCGACGAGCAGATCGCGCGCAAGCCGGCGGACTCGCTGACGGCCGCCGAGCGCGCACACGTGCTGCGTCAGGATTTCTCCGTCGACTGGGAACTGTGGCTGAAGCCCGTCCCGCGCTACGCCGAGCTCCTCGCGAAGCGCGGCAAGGATCCCGCCAAGGTGGACCTCCTGCGCGCACAGGAGGGCTTCTCCACGCAGGACCTGATCGACCTCCAGATGCATTTCGCGCTGGCGTGGATGGGATTCGCTGCGCGCGGCGAGCATGCGCTCGTCGCCGAACTGGTGCGCAAGGAGCGGGGCTTCAGCGAAGCAGAGAAGACGCAGCTCTTCGACGTCTCGCGGAAGATCGCCGCCCGCATCGTCGCTCGCTGGAAAGCGCTGGCGCAGCGCGGCGCGGTGGAGCTGACGTGCTCGCCGATGTTCCACCCCATCCTGCCGCTGCTCGTGGACAGCGACTCCGCGCGCCGGGCGATGCCCGACGCTGCGCTTCCGCCGCGTTTCCAGTTCCCGCAGGACGCGCGCGAACAGGTCCGCCGCGGCCTCGCCCGGGCGGAGCGGGACTTCGGCGCCCGGCCCGTGGGCATGTGGCCCAGCGAAGGGTCGGTATCGCCCGAAGTGCTGCAGATCCTCGCCTCCGAAGGCGTGAGCTGGTGCGCGACGGATCAGGGCAACCTGGAGCGCAGCGAGTTGGAGAAGCCCACGCCCAAGCCCCTGCACCATGCGCCCTGGATGTGCGGCGACGTGGCGGTGTTCTTTCGCGATCGCGACCTGAGCGACCGCATCGGCTTCCGGTACGGCAAGAGCGACCCGGCCGACGCCGCCAAGGACCTCTTCGCGCGCCTCGCAGCGGCGGACGAGGAGGCCACGGTCACCGTCGCGCTCGATGGCGAGAACCCGTGGGAGCACTATCCGCGCTCGGGCGAGCTCTTCCTGGACGCGCTCTACGGTGGTTTCGGCGACGACGTCGTCCCGGTGTTGCCCCGGGAGGAGATCGCGGCGCGTCCCCCCGCGGCGCGGATTTCGCGCATCCACTCCGGGAGCTGGATCGACTCGAATTTCCGCATCTGGATCGGCCACTCCGAGGACAACCAGGCCTGGACGATGCTGGGGCAGGCGCGCGCCATTCTCGAGCGGACCCGGCCCGAGCTGCCGCCGGACCGCTTCGAAAAGGCATACGAGGCTGCGCTGGCCGCCGAGGGGAGCGACTGGTTCTGGTGGTACGGCGACGAGTTCACCACCGAGAACGCGCCGGAGTTCGACGCGCTCTTCCGGCGCAACGTGGAGCAGATCTTCCGCCACATCGGGATGGCGCCGCCGGAGCGCCTGGCGCGGCCGATCATCGCGCCCTACAAGGACAAGTCGCAGGCGGCGGCCATCTCGATCTCGCCGCGGCGGCTGATCCGGCCGATGATCGACGGCTACTCGCGCAGCTATTTCGAGTGGAACGGGGCGGGATTCTACCGTCCCGGAAGCGTCTCGGGAGCGGCCATGTACGAGGGAGGAGGAGCGTTCTCGCAACTCTGGTACGGGTTCTCGCTCACCGACCTGTACGTGCGCCTGGACCCCGTCCAGGGAGCCGACTTGTCCGGCGAGTTGCGGATCCTCCTGACGCGCGGCAAGGACGAACGGACCCTGCGGATGCAGGTGGTTCCGTCGGGAGCGGAGACTTCCGTGGTCGACGAGCGCGGAACGAAGTGCGGGGCGGGCCGCGCGGGGGCGCTCGTCGAGCTGTCCGTGGCGATCAGCGCGCTCGGACTGGCGCCCGGGGATCGCGCGGGCATGTTGCTGCGCTTGACCCGCGCCGGCGTGGAGGTCGACCGGCTTCCCCGCTACGGCGAGCTCGAGCTGACGGTGCCCGATCAGACTTTCGAGCAGACCCACTGGCACGTCTGA
- the galT gene encoding galactose-1-phosphate uridylyltransferase, whose translation MPELRRDPIVGRWVIIAPERAERPSAFLRPAPEHNGGVCPFCPGNESMTPPEVLSRRDENGWTLRVVPNRYPALRTEIQMVREGAGMFDSMAGVGAHEVVIETRDHRATLADQPVEQIESVLRAWQERMVDLSRDIRLKSLIAFKNHGGPAGATLFHGHSQLIALPFIPETLDAEVRAARRHFDEKERCVFCDVVAQESHDKERVVLESDGAVVLSPWAARSPFELWILPRAHRSSYESASGQQLHAIGDALRTVLRKVDVALEKPAFNLFLHTMPLREAPNDFYHWHLELKPVLTQQAGFEWASGCYINPTPPEEAASFLRQTEVFS comes from the coding sequence GTGCCCGAACTTCGCCGAGATCCGATCGTGGGCCGATGGGTGATCATCGCGCCGGAGCGTGCCGAGCGCCCGAGCGCTTTTCTGCGCCCGGCGCCCGAGCACAACGGGGGCGTCTGTCCCTTTTGTCCCGGCAATGAGTCGATGACGCCGCCGGAAGTGCTTTCCCGGCGCGACGAGAACGGCTGGACATTGCGCGTGGTCCCCAACCGCTACCCGGCCCTGCGCACCGAGATCCAGATGGTCCGCGAAGGGGCCGGGATGTTCGACAGCATGGCCGGAGTGGGCGCGCACGAGGTGGTGATCGAGACCCGCGACCACCGCGCCACGCTGGCCGACCAGCCGGTCGAGCAGATCGAGAGCGTGCTGCGGGCGTGGCAGGAGCGAATGGTCGATCTCTCTCGAGACATTCGCCTCAAATCCTTGATCGCATTCAAGAATCACGGCGGGCCCGCCGGCGCCACCCTCTTTCATGGGCACTCCCAGCTGATCGCCCTGCCGTTCATTCCCGAGACGCTGGATGCGGAAGTGCGTGCGGCGCGCCGCCATTTCGACGAGAAGGAGCGCTGCGTCTTTTGCGACGTCGTCGCGCAGGAGTCGCACGACAAGGAGCGCGTGGTGCTCGAGTCCGACGGTGCGGTTGTCCTTTCTCCGTGGGCCGCGCGCAGCCCGTTCGAGCTGTGGATCCTGCCCCGGGCGCACCGCTCCTCGTACGAGTCGGCCAGCGGACAACAGCTTCACGCCATCGGGGACGCTCTGCGGACGGTCCTGCGAAAGGTGGACGTGGCGCTGGAAAAGCCCGCGTTCAATCTCTTCCTGCACACCATGCCGCTGCGCGAGGCGCCGAACGACTTCTACCACTGGCACCTCGAGCTCAAGCCCGTGCTCACGCAGCAGGCTGGATTCGAGTGGGCCAGCGGGTGCTACATCAATCCCACGCCACCGGAGGAGGCAGCGAGCTTCCTCCGGCAGACGGAGGTCTTTTCGTGA
- a CDS encoding ribonuclease J has protein sequence MNCMVVESGGDRVVIDCGLMFPNAEQALGVEVIAPDLAYLRASGKVDAILLTHAHEDHVGALHYLLREFPDATVCGTRFTLAVVKEKLAEQGITADLHAVEPRTMGMVGNHIDFEPLQVPHSVPDAVGYALLTEAGLVIHTGDFKIDWSPVDGKLLDVRRFAELGETGVACLLSDSTNAEREGTTPSEREVGESLIRIFAGPLAKGRVVVAMFGSNIHRVQSVVRAALAQNRKIVLLGRSMQTNVRLALDLGYIRCPPDSFVDPEAAGHFPARELVILCTGAQGEPRSALARLALGEHPTVKLEKNDLVILSSRVIPGNDRALGNIIDHLVRRGCRVMSGSAGSTELVHTSGHACQGEQRMMIDLVRPRSFVPIHGEYRMLAAHARTAEAAGVNPLACVIAEDGDAVELRKDEIVAVVPNAVSAGRLYLDARGAFADVGEVALRDRQLLAETGMLVCLCVLDHKSGEVVRGPELLGKGVAGLDDSRLAQARQAALDALAELGPAQRTDHGMVEEALRRAVRSAWKKGVEKRPMVLPVVLEM, from the coding sequence ATGAACTGCATGGTCGTCGAGTCCGGCGGCGACCGGGTCGTGATCGACTGCGGCCTCATGTTCCCCAACGCCGAGCAGGCGCTCGGGGTGGAGGTGATCGCTCCGGATCTCGCGTATCTGAGGGCCTCCGGCAAGGTGGACGCCATCCTGCTCACGCATGCGCACGAAGACCATGTCGGCGCGCTCCATTACCTGTTGCGCGAGTTCCCCGACGCAACGGTCTGCGGCACGCGGTTCACGCTGGCGGTGGTGAAGGAAAAGCTGGCCGAGCAGGGAATCACCGCGGACCTGCACGCCGTCGAGCCGCGGACGATGGGAATGGTCGGCAACCACATCGACTTCGAGCCCCTGCAAGTACCGCACAGCGTCCCGGACGCCGTCGGATATGCCCTGCTCACCGAGGCGGGTCTGGTGATCCACACCGGCGATTTCAAGATCGACTGGAGCCCGGTGGATGGAAAGCTCCTCGACGTACGGCGGTTCGCGGAGCTGGGCGAGACCGGCGTGGCCTGTCTGCTCTCCGATTCGACCAACGCCGAGCGCGAAGGCACGACCCCCAGCGAGCGCGAGGTGGGCGAGTCGCTGATCCGGATCTTCGCCGGTCCTCTGGCGAAAGGCCGCGTGGTGGTGGCGATGTTCGGCTCGAACATCCACCGCGTCCAGAGCGTCGTTCGCGCCGCGCTGGCACAGAACCGGAAGATCGTCCTGCTCGGGCGATCGATGCAGACCAACGTGCGCCTCGCGCTCGACCTCGGCTACATCCGTTGCCCGCCCGATTCGTTCGTCGATCCCGAGGCGGCGGGGCACTTTCCGGCGCGGGAGCTCGTCATCCTCTGCACCGGTGCGCAGGGCGAGCCGCGCAGCGCGCTGGCGAGGCTCGCGCTCGGCGAGCATCCGACCGTGAAGCTCGAGAAGAACGATCTGGTGATCCTCTCCAGCCGCGTGATCCCCGGGAACGACCGGGCCCTCGGCAACATCATCGACCACCTGGTACGGCGCGGATGCCGGGTGATGTCGGGCAGCGCCGGCTCGACGGAGCTGGTGCACACCAGCGGCCACGCCTGCCAGGGTGAGCAGCGGATGATGATCGATCTCGTCCGCCCCCGGAGCTTCGTCCCGATCCACGGCGAATACCGCATGCTCGCCGCACACGCGCGGACCGCCGAGGCTGCGGGAGTGAATCCGCTTGCCTGCGTGATCGCCGAGGACGGCGATGCCGTGGAGTTGCGCAAGGACGAGATCGTCGCGGTGGTGCCCAATGCGGTCTCGGCGGGGCGGCTCTATCTCGACGCGCGTGGCGCGTTCGCCGACGTCGGCGAGGTCGCGCTCCGCGATCGCCAGCTCCTCGCGGAGACGGGCATGCTGGTGTGCCTCTGCGTCCTGGACCACAAGAGCGGCGAGGTGGTGCGCGGGCCGGAGCTTCTGGGCAAGGGCGTCGCCGGGCTCGACGATTCCCGCCTCGCCCAGGCCCGCCAGGCTGCGCTCGATGCGCTCGCCGAGCTGGGTCCCGCGCAGCGCACCGATCACGGAATGGTGGAAGAGGCCCTCCGCCGCGCCGTGCGCTCCGCCTGGAAGAAGGGCGTGGAGAAGCGGCCGATGGTGCTCCCGGTCGTCCTGGAGATGTGA